A window of the Oncorhynchus mykiss isolate Arlee chromosome 15, USDA_OmykA_1.1, whole genome shotgun sequence genome harbors these coding sequences:
- the LOC110490729 gene encoding trafficking regulator of GLUT4 1 codes for MAINTDAAFGKSALGEREVSHPTDFQDTEKLLSAVTTEPTGESSLKPSDTSLNLRSSIHSLNAEQTGHQSPLRSGSAPVSPSQLSFGPPLLLLRSPVPPGSEPPSYLWLAVLSCFCLAVPVNMFALWYAHMSQSVLQTGDVDGAKRLGRLSLLLSCISMFLGVAVIIFIVVTGDILRLK; via the exons ATGGCTATCAACACGGATGCCGCATTTGGTAAAAGCGCCCTGGGGGAGAGGGAAGTCTCACATCCCACCGACTTCCAAGACACAGAGAAACTCCTGAGCGCCGTGACCACCGAACCCACCGGGGAAAGCAGCCTCAAACCGTCCGACACATCTCTCAACTTGAGAAGCAGCATCCATTCCCTGAATGCCGAGCAGACCGGACACCAATCGCCATTAAGGTCAGGCTCTGCGCCAGTGTCCCCGTCCCAGCTGAGCTTCggaccccccctcctcctcctccgctcccCGGTGCCACCCGGTTCAGAGCCACCGAGCTACCTGTGGCTTGCGGTGTTGTCCTGCTTTTGTCTTGCTGTGCCGGTGAACATGTTCGCGCTGTGGTATGCTCACATG TCGCAGTCTGTTCTCCAGACCGGGGATGTAGACGGAGCTAAGAGGCTGGGtcgtctctctctgctgctcAGCTGTATCTCCATGTTCCTGGGTGTGGCCGTCATCATCTTCATAGTGGTCACGg gagacatCCTCAGATTAAAATAA